A window of the Dyadobacter pollutisoli genome harbors these coding sequences:
- a CDS encoding 2Fe-2S iron-sulfur cluster-binding protein, which yields MEEIKPQLIKITFDGIEVEVEPGTTIMQAARKIAEADESQAALVPPAMCFYKPLSASGGKCRACLVRVAQGSAKDPRPMPKLVPSCITQVQEGMVVENTTNQNVLDTRKSIVEFLLINHPLDCPICDQAGECHLQDFAFEHGSAKTRYEEERRTFDKIDIGPHVQLHMTRCILCYRCVYTADQITNKRVHGVMNRGDASEISTYIEKAIDNDFSGNVIDVCPVGALTDKTFRFKNRVWFTKPEDAHRDCDKCSGKVTLWYRGDEVIRVTARKNTWGEVNDFICNTCRFDKKKTSDWVLEGPSKVKRSSVISANKYRADLVKKPDFALKLASTQFKPIDDSRPYTTDEETIRHQSIENNDKANHRSLLAKNN from the coding sequence ATGGAAGAAATTAAACCTCAATTGATAAAAATCACATTCGACGGAATTGAAGTCGAGGTGGAACCTGGTACAACCATTATGCAGGCTGCACGTAAAATTGCAGAAGCTGATGAAAGCCAGGCCGCTCTCGTGCCGCCAGCAATGTGTTTCTATAAACCTCTCTCGGCTTCGGGAGGAAAATGCAGGGCTTGTCTCGTGCGTGTGGCGCAAGGTTCTGCAAAAGATCCGCGACCAATGCCGAAACTCGTTCCGTCCTGTATTACACAGGTTCAGGAAGGAATGGTTGTTGAAAATACGACCAATCAGAATGTACTGGATACCCGTAAAAGCATTGTTGAGTTTTTATTGATCAACCACCCGCTCGACTGCCCTATCTGCGATCAGGCTGGTGAATGTCATTTGCAGGATTTCGCATTTGAGCACGGTTCTGCAAAAACGCGCTACGAGGAAGAAAGAAGGACTTTTGATAAAATTGATATCGGTCCGCACGTACAGCTACACATGACGCGCTGCATTTTGTGCTACCGCTGCGTGTACACTGCCGATCAGATTACTAATAAGCGCGTGCATGGTGTCATGAACCGAGGGGATGCTTCTGAGATCAGTACCTACATTGAAAAAGCGATCGATAATGACTTCTCAGGTAATGTAATTGATGTTTGTCCCGTAGGTGCACTCACAGATAAAACATTCCGTTTCAAAAACCGGGTGTGGTTTACCAAGCCGGAAGATGCTCACCGCGATTGCGATAAATGCTCCGGCAAAGTTACACTTTGGTATCGTGGAGATGAAGTGATCCGCGTTACTGCCCGGAAAAATACCTGGGGCGAGGTGAATGACTTTATCTGCAACACCTGCCGTTTTGATAAAAAGAAAACAAGTGACTGGGTATTGGAAGGACCTTCGAAGGTTAAACGCAGCTCTGTGATTTCGGCTAACAAATACCGTGCTGATCTGGTTAAAAAGCCTGATTTTGCATTGAAGCTGGCTTCTACGCAGTTCAAGCCTATCGACGATTCACGTCCTTATACTACGGACGAAGAAACAATCCGTCATCAGAGTATAGAAAATAATGACAAGGCGAACCATCGTTCGTTACTGGCAAAAAATAATTAA